From the genome of Malus domestica chromosome 04, GDT2T_hap1, one region includes:
- the LOC103407205 gene encoding blue copper protein 1b-like, which yields MATSQLFLILAIIAIFASSILATDYVVGNDKGWTINFDYQAWARGKMFYVGDNLGAHNVFKVNGTGFQECLDSVPLTSGRDVINLATPGRKWYVCGVSQHCLDAGQKLAITVFPSSFAPSPSPTWGYSDQTENAASSPGPTWGYIN from the exons ATGGCCACTTCCCAGCTCTTCCTAATCCTAGCCATTATAGCAATTTTTGCATCTTCAATTTTAGCAACAGATTATGTTGTTGGCAACGACAAAGGGTGGACGATTAATTTTGATTACCAAGCTTGGGCTCGGGGAAAGATGTTCTATGTTGGTGACAATCTTG GCGCCCACAATGTGTTCAAAGTGAACGGCACAGGCTTTCAGGAATGCTTAGACTCTGTGCCATTAACAAGTGGAAGGGATGTGATCAACCTTGCAACCCCAGGAAGAAAATGGTACGTTTGTGGTGTTTCTCAGCACTGTTTAGATGCTGGCCAGAAGCTTGCTATAACTGTGTTTCCATCATCCTTTGCTCCTAGCCCTAGTCCCACCTGGGGATACAGCGACCAGACAGAGAATGCTGCTTCTAGCCCTGGCCCCACCTGGGGATACATCAACTAA